The following are encoded in a window of Diorhabda sublineata isolate icDioSubl1.1 chromosome 3, icDioSubl1.1, whole genome shotgun sequence genomic DNA:
- the LOC130441062 gene encoding uncharacterized protein LOC130441062, with protein MSLSPWLKSPFTDLTGSLVNHQWYGVCANLELKVLDCLEAYGLDRGLKKCHLLIEDFRECSLRTKQFKRMKAMRNERHRQYFNGERTKEKKYAKAPTYDSY; from the coding sequence ATGTCCTTATCACCTTGGTTAAAATCGCCTTTTACTGATTTAACAGGATCTCTTGTTAATCATCAATGGTATGGAGTATGTGCCAATCTCGAATTAAAAGTTTTGGATTGTTTGGAAGCTTACGGTCTGGATCGAGGATTAAAGAAATGCCATTTACTTATTGAAGATTTTAGAGAATGCTCTTTGAGAACCAAGCAATTTAAGCGGATGAAAGCTATGAGGAACGAACGGCATCGACAATATTTTAATGGCGAaagaaccaaagaaaaaaaatatgccaAAGCACCCACTTACGATAGttattga